Proteins encoded by one window of Vibrio rumoiensis:
- the arsC gene encoding arsenate reductase (glutaredoxin) (This arsenate reductase requires both glutathione and glutaredoxin to convert arsenate to arsenite, after which the efflux transporter formed by ArsA and ArsB can extrude the arsenite from the cell, providing resistance.), translating to MSVVIYHNPRCSKSRQTLELLTDKGIEPQVVKYLEETPDADTLKTLFKQLGLSNVREMMRTKEDIYQSLNLSDNNLTEDDLFQAMVENPKLIERPIVVANGQARHGRPPEQVLEIL from the coding sequence ATGTCAGTCGTTATTTATCACAACCCTCGCTGCTCAAAAAGCCGTCAAACATTAGAGCTATTAACCGACAAAGGCATCGAGCCTCAAGTGGTTAAATACCTAGAAGAAACACCCGATGCGGATACGCTTAAAACCTTATTTAAACAATTAGGTTTATCGAATGTTCGAGAGATGATGCGTACTAAAGAAGATATCTATCAATCGTTAAATTTATCGGATAATAACTTAACCGAAGACGATTTATTCCAAGCAATGGTTGAAAACCCAAAACTCATTGAGCGCCCTATCGTCGTAGCCAATGGCCAAGCTCGACATGGTCGCCCACCAGAACAAGTCCTTGAAATCCTATGA
- the wrbA gene encoding NAD(P)H:quinone oxidoreductase has product MIQSSLTPSTITIIVLYHSRHGTTQQLARHIARGIESVEHCQASLRTVADINPDDAHPTADPIIEIKELKLCDGLAIGSPVWFGNMSAAMKHFWDQTTSLWISGDLIDKPACVFTSSSSPHGGQETTQQSMMLPLLHHGMMIMGLPYSEPNLHTSFKGGTPYGASSISKQGHSGLDKQVTELAFAQGQRLAKAALALSSINNSFP; this is encoded by the coding sequence ATGATTCAATCTAGTCTAACGCCTAGTACGATTACGATTATTGTGTTGTACCATAGTCGACATGGTACAACGCAACAACTCGCCCGTCATATTGCTCGCGGAATTGAATCGGTAGAACACTGCCAAGCCTCACTTCGCACAGTCGCAGACATCAACCCAGATGACGCTCACCCTACAGCGGATCCAATCATCGAAATAAAAGAATTGAAGCTATGTGATGGATTAGCGATTGGTAGCCCTGTTTGGTTTGGCAATATGAGTGCGGCAATGAAACACTTTTGGGATCAAACCACCTCTCTCTGGATCAGTGGCGATCTTATAGATAAGCCTGCTTGCGTTTTTACCTCTTCTTCATCACCTCATGGCGGTCAAGAAACCACCCAGCAATCGATGATGCTACCCTTACTCCATCACGGCATGATGATAATGGGCCTCCCCTATTCGGAACCCAATCTGCACACTAGCTTTAAAGGCGGAACGCCCTATGGTGCAAGTTCAATATCAAAGCAAGGGCATAGCGGGTTAGATAAACAAGTGACTGAACTAGCATTTGCACAAGGCCAACGTTTAGCAAAAGCGGCTTTAGCCTTATCATCGATCAATAACTCATTTCCTTAA
- a CDS encoding DUF2069 domain-containing protein, whose translation MTQSSVTSPLFTRYLALLSYFGLLFWVLAWHGLISPHPDLNPLAVTIGWCIPLLLPFVGIMKGKPYTHAWANFILMFYFLHSLTILYIDNGERLLAAIELILTSINFVGNILYARHKGKALGLKLTRLSEVEKQEKAKFEGTHK comes from the coding sequence ATGACACAATCTTCAGTAACCTCGCCTTTATTCACCCGATACCTTGCCTTATTAAGCTACTTTGGTTTGCTTTTTTGGGTGCTGGCATGGCATGGGCTCATCTCACCTCATCCAGACTTAAACCCATTAGCTGTCACCATAGGTTGGTGTATTCCTCTGCTGTTACCTTTTGTTGGCATTATGAAGGGTAAACCTTATACCCATGCTTGGGCGAATTTCATTTTGATGTTTTATTTTTTGCATTCGCTCACCATCTTATACATCGATAATGGTGAACGTTTGCTGGCAGCCATCGAACTGATCCTCACCAGTATCAATTTTGTTGGTAATATTCTTTATGCACGCCACAAGGGCAAAGCATTAGGGCTCAAACTCACTCGACTTTCAGAAGTAGAGAAACAAGAAAAAGCCAAGTTTGAAGGCACTCATAAATAA
- a CDS encoding LysR family transcriptional regulator: MNKLNQVDLNLLVALQALIRTKSVTKAALQLNITQSAMSRTLQRLRHQFGDPLFVRTKGGLLPTERTIEMSTSLDCLLQHAETLLNPAAFDPKQANTHFTLMMSDFFSQVFMPPVYKTLFEQAPGVSLTCLNRQPDMMEKLSLGEADLSFSSDVQKPQADIYAQALGPDRLVTMMRKDHPLANQPLTLDAYCHSAHALITMGGDRAGTIDLALAKIGRKRNVVLRMPHFTAAPYAIEQSDLLLTLPGCLARKMAEHLDVVVMDTPVDTPAYQYHMVWHARQHNNLAHRWLRTEVQKVMAQAFIQ; encoded by the coding sequence ATGAATAAGTTAAACCAAGTCGACCTCAATTTGTTGGTCGCACTACAAGCGTTGATACGAACCAAAAGTGTCACCAAAGCGGCTTTACAACTCAACATTACTCAGTCTGCTATGAGTCGCACCTTACAACGTTTGCGTCATCAATTTGGCGATCCACTTTTTGTTAGAACAAAGGGCGGATTACTGCCGACTGAGCGCACAATTGAAATGTCGACATCATTAGATTGTTTATTGCAGCATGCAGAAACCTTATTGAATCCTGCTGCATTTGACCCAAAACAGGCCAATACGCATTTTACTTTAATGATGAGTGATTTTTTCTCGCAAGTCTTTATGCCCCCGGTTTATAAAACCTTGTTTGAGCAAGCGCCAGGAGTATCATTGACTTGTTTAAACCGTCAGCCAGATATGATGGAAAAATTATCGCTTGGCGAGGCCGATTTAAGTTTTAGTAGTGATGTGCAAAAACCACAAGCTGATATTTACGCTCAAGCGCTTGGTCCGGATCGTTTAGTTACCATGATGAGAAAAGATCATCCTTTAGCGAATCAACCTTTAACGTTAGATGCTTATTGTCACAGTGCTCATGCTTTAATTACGATGGGCGGTGATCGAGCGGGGACGATTGACTTAGCGTTAGCAAAAATTGGCCGTAAGCGTAATGTTGTGTTGAGAATGCCACATTTTACTGCCGCGCCCTATGCAATAGAGCAGAGTGATTTATTGTTGACGTTACCTGGATGTTTAGCTCGAAAAATGGCGGAACATTTAGATGTTGTGGTGATGGATACGCCCGTGGATACTCCGGCCTATCAATATCATATGGTGTGGCATGCAAGGCAACATAATAACCTTGCACACCGTTGGCTGAGAACTGAAGTTCAAAAAGTAATGGCTCAAGCGTTTATTCAATAA